AGCCGCAGTTAGTGAGAAAAAATCGGGCGGTGCTTCTGCTCCGCCTAAAGCTGAAACTACCGTTCGTGTTGATACTGCCAGACTTGATGAAATTATGAACATGGTCGGTGAGTTGGTTTTAGTTCGTAATCGTTTGGTTAGCTTAGGTTTAGCCAGTGGCGATGAAGAAATGTCTAAGGCTGTCGCGAATCTGGATATGGTTACTGCTGATCTGCAAGGATCAGTAATGAAGACTCGTATGCAACCAATCAAGAAGGTCTTTGGACGTTTCCCAAGGGTTGTTCGAGACATGGCCCGAAAACTGGAAAAAGAGATCACCTTAACCATGGTTGGTGAGGACACCGATCTGGATAAAAACTTGGTTGAGGCTTTGGCCGATCCCTTGGTTCACTTGGTGCGTAATTCAGTTGATCACGGTATTGAAATGCCTGATGATCGTGAAGCATCAGGCAAAACGCGTAACGGCACCATTATATTGTCAGCCTCGCAAGAAGGCGATCACATTAAATTGTCGATTGTCGATGATGGCGCCGGCATGGATCCTGAGAAACTTAAGTCAATTGCAATTACTCGTGGCGTACTCGACGAGGAATCTGCGGCTAGAATGTCTGATGAAGAAGCCTTTAATTTGATTTTTGCCCCAGGTTTTTCGACCAAAACAGAAATTTCTGATATTTCTGGTCGTGGTGTTGGCATGGATGTAGTGAAAACTAAAATCACCCAACTAAACGGTACGGTTAAGATAACGTCAGAAAGAGGTGTGGGCACCACATTAGATATCACGGTGCCATTGACCTTAGCAATTATGCCAACCTTAATGGTAACCATTGGTAAGCAGCCATTTGCTTTACCTTTGGCGGCAGTTAGCGAAATATTTAATTTAGATTTATCTAAGACTAATATGGTTGACGGTCGACAAACCATCGTCGTGCGCGGCAAAGCTATTCCATTATTTTATCTTGGTCAATGGCTAAATGTCGCAGGTTGTAACGATAAAAGCCAGGGCGGTCATGTCGTGATTGTTCAAATTGGTCCACAGCATGTCGGTTTTGTTGTTGATGGTCTCGTTGGACAAGAAGAAGTGGTCATTAAGCCGCTAGGTGCATTATTACACGGTACACCAGGTATCTCTGGTGCAACCATTACCAGTGATGGCAGTATCGCGCTGATCATTGATATTGGCGGTCTGTTGAATAAATATGCATAACTCGCTTTAGTATTGAGGACTTTACGCCTCAGTGGGTAAAGTTCTCAGCTGTGTGAGGTTATGATACTTCGCAATACTAACAACGTGTGTTATCAATATAATCGGTCGGAGGGTGACCTATTAATGAGTATTAAGGTTTTGATAGTCGATGACTCTCATTTTTTTCGTCGTCGCATTAGTGAAATTATCGAATCGACGGCTGACATGGAGGTAATTGACTTTGCAAAAAATGGTCGTGAAGGCGTCGACAAAGCGCTGAGACTAAAGCCCGATGTTGTGATGATGGATATCGAAATGCCAGTGTTAGACGGTATTTCAGCTGTTCGTGAAATCATGAATAAGCAACCAATGCCAGTATTAATGTTTTCATCAATGACTCATGATGGCGCGAAAGCGACGTTAGATGCGCTTGATGCTGGGGCGGCTGATTTTCTGCCGAAAAAATTTGAAGAAATCGCAGGAACAGGTAAAGTAGCTGCGGAATTAATCACCAATCGTATTCGTGCCATTGTTGGTAAGCGTCTACCACGTAAGCTTGTCCGGCCAATTGTTAGAACTGGGCGAACCGCCGCACCAGATGTTACCACGGCATCAACACTGCGCACTCGTGCAATTAAGCCGACTGTTGAACGTAACGTCGCTAAAAAGAACGAGTTGACCAGTTTTAAAGCCAGTGGCAAACGATATAGTCTGTTGGCTATCGCATCGTCGACCGGTGGTCCGGTAGCATTACAGGAAGTTTTGTTAAAATTACCAGCGAATTTCCCTTATCCTATTATTCTAATCCAGCATATGCCAGCGGCTTTTACAGGAGCTTTTGCCGAGCGTCTTAATCGATTATGTAAAATTTCGGTTAAAGAGGCTCAAGATAGCGATATGTTAAAACCAGGCTTTGCTTATTTGGCGCCCGGCGGCCAGCAAATGTTGCTTGAACGTAGTCGGCGGCTCAAAGTGACACCCGGACCTGATCATTTAAATTATAAACCCAGTGCGGATGTCGCTTTTGCATCTATTGCTAAAAATAACGAAGGTAAAGTATTGACCGTCGTATTAACAGGCATGGGATCAGACGGCTGTGATGGGGCTAGATTACTCGCAGGCAAAGGTGGTTCTGTCTGGGCCCAAGATGAAGCTAGCTGTGTGGTGTATGGTATGCCGCAAGCCGTTGCTAAAGCTGGCTTAACCGATCAAGTTTTCTCTATATCTGATATTGGCGCTGCGATTGTTAAAGAGATGACCAGTGGATAGACTCAGTGTTATTGGCCTGATCCTTGCGCTAGGTACTGTGGTCGGTGGCCACATGTTAGAAGGTGGGGCAATTGCAGCACTTTATAACTTGCCTGCGTTATTAATTGTGGTCTTGGGTACTATAGCTGCCGTTATGATCCAAACGCCTTGGCATCAATTTAAGCGTAGCTTTGCGATGTTAAAATGGATTGTATGGCCGCCGAAACTCGCGATTGGGCAGCGGGTCGAAACAATGACACGTTGGTCGCATATTGCGCGCAGTGATGGTTTTCTGGTCCTTGAAAACGAGCTTGAAGCGGAACAAGATCCAATGATCCGCGAAAGCTTAATGTTGCTTATCGACGGCACAGATCCTGAGCACATTAGACAAACCTTAGAAACGCGTATTTTCTTTAAACGTGACGAATTAGGTCATAGCGCTAAAGTATTTGAGGCAATGGGCGGCTATAGCCCAACATTGGGAATTCTCGGTGCGGTACTTGGATTAATTCAATCGATGCAATACCTTGACCAACCAGAAGCGCTCGGCGGCGGTATTGCTACAGCCTTTGTCGCGACTATTTACGGGGTTGGTTTTGCAAATCTATTATATTTACCCATTCACCATAAACTGCGCAACTTGGTGTTTCAACAAGCACTCTATTATGAAATGGTGCTTGAAGGCGTACTGTTAATTAATCAGGGTGAAAACCCGACAATACTCAAACGCCGTCTTGATGCCTATCAGGTTAACTATGGTACTTAACAGTAAACGACGTAGTTCATTACAAGACAATACCCATACTGAACGTTGGTTAATTTCGTACGCAGATTACATGACGCTGTTATTTGCGGTGTTTGTGGTGTTGTACGCTTTTGCGATTGTTAAAGAAGAAAATTATGCGATCTTATCTCAGTCATTTGGCACCATATTTCACTTAGATGGCCAAAATAAACAGGGTGCACTGGGTAATCAACTCAATAATGTCAGTGATTCGCTGCTAGATTCAAGCGATCAGCTGTTAGAAGTACAATTATTTAACAAAGGTTTGCTTAATGAAGCTGGTACTGAGCCGGTCGAAGGCGATAGTCAGTTAATTAATTTAGACAAAAAGCTCGAAGGTACACCTTTTTCGTCGATGGTTGAAAAGTTACAAACCGATTTGCTCGAAGTGCTTGAAGATGGGTATGCCAAGATAGAACAAGACGATAATTGGTTGACTATCGAATTTAGCGGTGGCTTGTTATTTGGCAGTGCCAGTGCAGCGACCCGTCCTGCGACGATAGATTTGCTGAGAAAGGTCGTTAAGACTATTGCTCCTGCCAATAATTTTGTTCATGTCAGGGGATATACCGATGACCAACCGATCAACAATGAACAATTTAAATCCAATTGGCAGTTGTCTTCTGCCCGAGCCAGCGCAATTGTTGAATTGTTACAGCAATTAGAGGTAGCGCCGCAGCGCTTAGCGATTGAAGCCTATGGTCAGTATAAACCCAAAGTGGCAAATATTGATGAGCAAACCCGCTCAAGCAATCGTCGGGTGGTGATTGCTGTTAGTCGTTATGCCTGGCAGCCGCCAGAAAAAACGATTATTGCTGCTGCAGCGGTCACAGCTGATATTGAAACCGCGGTGATTGCACCTGCAACAGACAATGAAGTAAAAATTATTGAGCTACCCCACGGTGGCTTACGTATCACAACAAGGAATGGGGAATAGCCGGGTGAAAGTCTGGACCGTCGCGAATCAAAAAGGTGGGGTTGGTAAAACAACAACCGCGATAACGCTCGCTGGGCTGATGGCTAAGCGTGGAAAAAAAGTACTGCTAGTCGATATTGATCCGCATTCATCGATGGGTTTTTCATTAGGTTATGACTGTGATGAGTTGCAATATACTTTGTATGATTTGTTTACCTGCCCGGCTAAATTCACCAGCCGTTTCCTTGATAAGGTGATCTTGCAAACTCAAGTCGAAAATCTCGACTTAATTCCGTCATCGATGGCTTTGGCGACAATTGACCGGGAACTTGGACATCAAGAAGGCATGGGGCTCATTTTAAAGCGAATCTTATCTTTTGTTGAAGATAAGTATGATTACGCAATTGTCGACTGCTCCCCAGTGCTGGGGGTATTAATGGTTAATGCACTAGCGGCCAGTAGTCGTGTTTTAGTACCGGTTCAAACTGAATATCTGGCCTTTAAAGGGCTTGAACGAATGATTAAAACCTTATTGATTATGCAGCGCTCGAAAAACAACGATTACAGTTACACGATATTACCGACTATGTACGATCGACGCACTAAAGCGGCGCCTGAGTCGTTAGAGAAAATGCGTCAGGAGTTCGGTGATCGGGTGTGGGACTTAGTGATCCCGGTTGACACCCAATTTCGCGATGCCAGTGAGCATCATTTACCATTACCGCAATTTAAACCGAGAAGTCGTGGTGTGGTTGCTTATGGGCAGTTATTAAATTACTTAATGTCGCTTGATCGTGCCCAACCGAAAACGTTGGTTAGGTAACTGGCATGAATAGACGTTCTACAAAAGTTATTACCGATTTTTTTTCGACCCTGTTAGAAGATAACAAACCGGTTAGAGAATTAGAACAAAAGCCTTTGGCTGAGTTACTCGCTGCGGTCAGTGAAACGGCCCCAGAAATTGTTATTAGCGATGAGCTCGAGCAAGCGTTGCCGCAACCACCGCCGGTAAATCCAGCTAAGACCGATGTAACTGAGCCTGATGTAACTGTGCTGCCTGCCATTGAAGAGACACCTGATGTTACTAAGTCGTTGGTTGTGTCGCCGTTACAGACCAATACCTTGGAATCGGAAATGGCGGAGTCCTTTCCTGTGTTATATTTTAAGGTCGCCGGAGTCACAATGGCGGTGCCATTAATTAAATTACGTGCTATTTATCCATTGCGTGAGGTAACCAAATTAATTGGTAAACCAAGTTGGTTTCATGGTGTTCAGGTCGAACGAGGCGAAAATATCAGTGTTATCGACACTGTAAAGTACATATTCGACGAAAAAGGCCAATCCGAACTAGAACAATCGTTAAATTATAAGTATATTATTGTATTAGGAGACAGTAATTGGGGGCTTTTGTGTGAGGAGCTTATCGACAGCTGTACCTTAAGTTACGAAGATATAAAATGGCGAACTGGTGTTAAAAAAAGTCCATGGTTGGCCGGAACAGTAAAACAACGGATGTGTGGCTTGTTAGCCGTAGATGCATTAGTCCAATTGTTAAGTGATAATAATGGCTAATGTCTCGTATGCAATCAGAGGAACGTTCAAATGAGTATAGAAAAAGATATCGCAGGAACTAAAGTGGATAATGATGAAGTATTACAATGGGTAACGTTTCGTTTAGAAAATGAGACTTACGGTGTTAACGTTATGCAAGTTCAAGAAGTATTACGTTACTCAGATATAGCGCCTGTACCGGGCGCGCCGAGTTATGTGTTAGGCATTATCAATTTGCGCGGTAATGTTGTTACTGTCATCGATACTCGTGCACGTTTTGGCTTAATGCCGGACGAAATAACCGATAATACTCGGGTTGTGATCATTGAGTCTAATAAACAGGTGATTGGTATTTTGGTCGACAGTGTCGCTGAAGTTGTTTATATGAAAGCGTCAGAAATTGAGCCTGCGCCAAATGTTGGTACAGACGATAGCGCTAAATTTATTCGTGGCGTTTGTAATCGTGACAATGAATTACTGATTTTAGTTGATCTGGATAAATTGCTCTGCGATGAAGAATGGGATGAATTGTCATCGTTCTAATCCGAGCTGTAGTTTGATCATGAGTAGTAGTAATGATGATTGATATTGTTGTCAGTTCAAGCGCTTTACTCATGGTGTTGCTTTTTAGTTTTAATTGGTGGAGCCACCGTCGCTTTAAGCGACAAGTGGAGGCACTTAAGTTATTATTTAAAGAGCAACAGCGTCAAATCGCTAATCTAAAAACTGAGCTTCATGAAATTCGATGTGGTTCGCTTGGTGTTGGTTCAAGAGTTCAGGAAGTTGAAGGTAAACTAGCTCAAGCGATTGAACGGCAAGACGAAATTCAGTCTCAGTCTCAATATCACGATCCACAATCTCGTTTGTACAGCCATGCGATGAAACTGGTTGAGCGCGGTGCCGATGTCGATGAAATTGTTCGTGAATGTGAATTGCCACGGGCCGAAGCTGAGTTGTTAGTCTCATTGCACAGCCGCTAGTGCTGATCTAACCCCTTTTTTAGTTTTATAGTCCTCCTACCCACTAAAATATCCCTCGAGCTAACATTAAGTGATTTAAATTGCTTAATTTTGTCATCATTGCCTCTGATTTATTGTCTGTATTGCTTGCTATATCGCAGTGGCGATAATAGACTAGCCCCGCTATATTACTGTGATTGACTATATTGATGAAAGTATCGAATTTTTCTTACGACCTGCCTAATGAACTCATTGCCCGTTACCCGCAAGCTCAGCGCTGTGCGAGCCGCTTATTAACCCTTGATGGTAATAACGGTCAATTGACTGATGGTAAATTTCCTGATTTAGTTGGCCAGCTTAATGCCGGCGATCTAATGATTTTCAATGATACTCGGGTGATCCCTGCGCGCATCTTTGGCAGTAAAGCCACGGGTGGCAAGTTAGAGATCCTGATCGAACGTATTATTGATGAGCACTGTGTTTTAGCGCATGTTCGCGCGAGTAAGTCACCAAAACCAGGCAGCAAAATCATTCTTGATGGTGGCGTAGAGGTAACAATGGTCGCACGCCATGATGCGTTATTCGAATTACAATTTGATGATCCGCGCAGTGTACTTGAGATTTTGGAAGACGTTGGCCACATGCCATTACCTCCTTATATCGACCGCCCTGCTGAAGACAGTGATACAGAACGTTATCAAACGGTCTATAACAAGAATCCTGGTGCGGTCGCTGCCCCGACTGCGGGCTTGCATTTTGACCAAGATTTATTAGACCAATTGACTGCTAAAGGAGTCGAGGTGGCATTTGTCACCCTGCATGTTGGCGCGGGTACTTTCCAGCCAGTCAAAGTTGACTCGGTGTTAGATCATAAAATGCACAAAGAATATATTGAAGTCTCCCCGCAAACTATCGAACAGATCAATGCCGCTAAGGCGCGTGGTGGTCGAGTAGTAGCGGTAGGGACGACTTCAGTTCGCTCGATTGAAAGTGCAGCCCAACAAGCGGCGGCGCAGGGCATGCCATTGGCTCCATTTTACGGTGACAGTGATATTTTCATCTATCCGGGTTACGAATTTAAGGTGATCGATGCGATGGTCACCAACTTTCATTTACCTGAATCAACCTTGATTATGCTTATTAGTGCCTTTGCTGGTTACGATAATGTAATGGCTGCTTATCAGCATGCTATTACGCAGCAATACCGTTTCTTTAGTTACGGCGATGCGATGTTTATTACAAAGCAATCGAATCAATAATTTAATCATTGGGCGGCCTTGATTTTCTGGCTGGTCGCCCTTATCTCAATAGTAGTAAAAGTGTCAGACTGTCTCTCTGACAAGGTGAATTATGAAATTTAAGTTATTTAATACAGATGGTCGCGCGCGTCGAGGCCAACTTCAATTTGAACGTGGCACGGTCGAAACGCCAGCTTTTATGCCAGTAGGTACTTACGGCACGGTTAAAGGCATGACGCCTGAAGAAGTCACTGAAAGTGGTGCTGAAATTCTATTGGGCAATACCTTTCACCTGTGGTTACGCCCAGGGATGGAAGTAATGCGTGCCCATGGTGATTTACACGGTTTTATGAATTGGCAGGGTCCAATCCTCACCGATTCAGGTGGTTTTCAAGTCTTTAGCCTTGGCGCTATGCGTAAAATAACAGAAGAAGGTGTCCATTTTCGTTCGCCGATCAACGGTGAAAAAGTCTTCATGGACGCCGAAGTATCAATGAGCATTCAATACGATCTTGGCTCTGATATTGTAATGATTTTTGACGAATGTACGCCATACCCAGCGACTTGGGAAGAAGCGAAGCAGTCAATGGAAATGTCACTACGTTGGGCGCAGCGCTCGCGCAATGAATTTGACCGGTTAGAAAATCCTAACGCGTTGTTTGGTATTATCCAAGGCGGTGTTTATGAAGACTTACGCGACATTTCGATGGACGGTTTAACCAATATTGGTTTTGACGGTTATGCGGTTGGCGGACTGGCCGTTGGCGAACCAAAAGAAGACATGCATAGAATTTTGCGTCATGTTTTACCAAAATTACCGGAAGATAAGCCACGCTATTTAATGGGTGTTGGCAAGCCAGAAGATTTGGTGGAAGGGGTTCGACGCGGTGTTGATATGTTCGACTGTGTTATGCCGACCCGTAATGCCCGTAATGGTCATTTATTTACCACCACTGAAATTGTTAAAATCCGTAATGCTAAGCATAAAACAGATGCATCACCACTAGACAGTGAATGTGATTGTTATACCTGTAAAAACTATAGTCGAGGTTATTTACACCACCTTGACAAATGTAATGAAATCTTAGGCGCACGGCTTAATACTATTCATAACTTACGCTTTTATCAGCGTATTATGTCGGAGTTACGCAGTGCAATCGAAGAAAACAAACTCGAGGACTATGTCCAACAGTTCTATGCCCGCCAGGGTAAAGAAGTTCCAGAGTTAGACTTTTAACCTCAGTTAATTGAGGTACTGCCCGAATCTTGTGATGAGGGCGCAGTTATTTTTTAATTTTAATTATAAGAGAAAGGGGAAGTTATGTTTATTTCAAGTGCGATGGCAGCAGAAGGCGCTCAGGCAGCACCAGGTGGCGAGTACGCAAGCCTTATCATGATTGCGGTATTTGGTCTTATTTTCTATTTTATGATTTATCGCCCACAAGCTAAGCGCGTTAAAGAGCATAAAAGCCTAATGTCAGAAATGACTAAAGGCGATGAAGTGCTAACAAACGGTGGCCTTATCGGTAAAATTAGCAAAATCGCAGAAGACAACGATTACGTTCACATTGATATTAGCACTGACTTAACAGTCACCATCAAGAAAGACTACATTTCGGCTGTATTGCCAAAAGGCACAATGAAGTCTCTATAACTCAGGGAGTTGAGATGCTAAATAAATACCCATTATGGAAGAGCCTGCTGGTTGCTTTGACCGTATTGGTGGGCATGCTTTATGCTACCCCCAACCTTTACGAGCCGGATCACGCCTTGCAAATATCTGGGATCCGTGGTGCTGATGTTAATTTACCAACGTTTGAACGGATCCAAAGAAAGCTGACCAGTAATTTTGATGTTAAGTCAGCCGTACTGGAAAATGGTCAGGTTTTAGTTCGTTTTAACGGACTAAAAGATCAACTTAAGGCACGTGAAGCTGCAATAGCCCTACTTGGTGACAAGTTTACTGTCGCTCTTAATATGGCGCAGACCACTCCGGGTTGGTTAAATGCTATTGGTGCATCACCACTTAATCTAGGCTTAGATTTACGTGGTGGTATTTACTTCCTAATGGAAGTTGATATGAATGATTTACTTAAAACCACGCGTCAGCAAATGGTGTTGGATTTTAAGTCTGATTTACGTCAAGACAAGATTCGCTATAAATCGATTCGTCTCAACTCTGATGGTGTGATACTTAAGTTTCGTGATCAAAAGACTTTAGACGTCGCTTTATCATTGCTTAAGACTAATTATCGCACCACGGTATTCCATCAACCTAGCACTGAACCATTAGCTATTCGTGCACGGATGAGTGATCAATTATTACGTGAGACTAAGCTTGCAGCTGTTGAACAAAATATTACGATTATTCGTAGCCGTGTTAACGAGCTAGGGGTTGCTGAACCTGATGTTCAACGTCAGGGTGACGATCGTATCGTTGTTCAGTTACCCGGTATTCAAGATACTGCGCGCGCCAAAGAGCTTTTAGGTGCCACAGCGACACTTGAGTTCCATATGGTTGACGATCGTGCTCAAAGTAATGGTAATGTACCAGCCGGATCTAAGCTCTACCAGCGTCGTGAAGGCGGTGTTGTTGTGCTTAAGAAAGAGATCATGCTGCGCGGTACCCATATTACGGGTGCACAATCGGGCTTTAGTCAATCTTCACAACCTGAAGTGAGTATTAAACTTGATGCTAAGGGCGGCCATAAAATGTCCGAAGGCACCAAGAATAATATTGGCAAGCCAATGGCTACGGTATTTATTGAGTATAAACCTACGGGCAAAACAGACAAAAACGGTAAGAAAATCCTTAAGAAAGTTGAGGAAGTTATCAGTGTTGCGACGATCAATGATCGTTTAGGTCGTAACTTTGTGATTACCGGTCTTGATAGCCCAGCAGAAGCGCGTTCGTTGTCTTTATTATTGCGAGCAGGTGCCTTGCGTGCACCGATTCAAATTATTGAAGAGCGTACTGTTGGTCCAAGCTTAGGCCAAGAAAACATTGAGCAAGGTGCATCAGCAATCGCTTACGGTTTAATGGCTGTGCTGTTGTTTATGTTGGTTTACTACCGCGGTTTTGGGGTGGTTGCTAATATTGCACTAGCGGTCAATGTGGTGTTGATTCTTGGGGTGATGTCAATGATCCCTGGTGCAACGTTAACGTTGCCTGGCATGGCTGGTATCGTTTTGACCGTTGGTATGGCAGTTGATGCTAATGTGCTAATTTTTGAACGGATCAGAGAAGAACTTGCCGCAGGGCGTTCGCCACAGCAGGCAATTCATCATGGTTATGAGGCGGCATTCTCGACTATTTTCGATGCTAACATTACGACCTTGATTGCAGCTATTATTTTGTTTTCGTTTGGCGCTGGCCCGATCAAAGGTTTTGCGGTGACGTTATCAATAGGTATTGTTACTTCGGTATTTACCGCGGTAGTGGTTACACGCGCTATTGTCAACTGGTATGTTAGTGGCAAACGCATTGATAAATTATCAATTTAGGAGATTGTGATGTTTCAAATTTTTAAAGCAAAAGCCACTATCGCCTTTATGAAGCAACGTAAGGTGGCCATGGCTGCCTCGGTGCTGTTGATAATCGCCAGTGTGCTTAGTTTAGCGACGTTTAAGCTAAATTTGGGATTAGACTTTACCGGTGGCACCGTGATTGAAGTTGGCTTTAATCAAGATGCAGACTTAAAAAAAATTAGAACGATACTGGCAGAAACAGGATTTTCTGACGCGATAGTTCAAAACTTTGGTAGTCCACGTGATGTCTTGGTTCGTTTAGCTCCAAGGGCTGATATCAACAATGAAACTATTGGCAGTGATGTGCTTGCGGCGCTTAGAGCAGGTACTGGCGATCAAGTTGAGATGCGTCGGATCG
This genomic interval from Gammaproteobacteria bacterium contains the following:
- the secD gene encoding protein translocase subunit SecD, with the translated sequence MLNKYPLWKSLLVALTVLVGMLYATPNLYEPDHALQISGIRGADVNLPTFERIQRKLTSNFDVKSAVLENGQVLVRFNGLKDQLKAREAAIALLGDKFTVALNMAQTTPGWLNAIGASPLNLGLDLRGGIYFLMEVDMNDLLKTTRQQMVLDFKSDLRQDKIRYKSIRLNSDGVILKFRDQKTLDVALSLLKTNYRTTVFHQPSTEPLAIRARMSDQLLRETKLAAVEQNITIIRSRVNELGVAEPDVQRQGDDRIVVQLPGIQDTARAKELLGATATLEFHMVDDRAQSNGNVPAGSKLYQRREGGVVVLKKEIMLRGTHITGAQSGFSQSSQPEVSIKLDAKGGHKMSEGTKNNIGKPMATVFIEYKPTGKTDKNGKKILKKVEEVISVATINDRLGRNFVITGLDSPAEARSLSLLLRAGALRAPIQIIEERTVGPSLGQENIEQGASAIAYGLMAVLLFMLVYYRGFGVVANIALAVNVVLILGVMSMIPGATLTLPGMAGIVLTVGMAVDANVLIFERIREELAAGRSPQQAIHHGYEAAFSTIFDANITTLIAAIILFSFGAGPIKGFAVTLSIGIVTSVFTAVVVTRAIVNWYVSGKRIDKLSI